Proteins encoded by one window of Epinephelus moara isolate mb chromosome 18, YSFRI_EMoa_1.0, whole genome shotgun sequence:
- the LOC126405517 gene encoding uncharacterized protein LOC126405517: MSQEKWYLHVHYKNTLHSRLLCTLSWSTWRSELLNFSSMDSDSDNMEVMTSKRRAYISLPQKYLADFAENYDLDHGLVVRDLNPYVNESYVRAYFRKWGTVTSCKVKRSPISGEDKAVAYVRFATKDEVDRAEWAGPHYIGGIVEVTQVVSPKIEEDSDEEVAAAASWP; this comes from the exons ATGTCACAAGAAAAATGGTACTTACATGTACACTATAAGAACACACTCCACAGCAGGTTACTCTGCACTTTGAGTTGGTCCACCTGGAGGAGCGAGCTGCTAAACTTCTCATCGATGGACTCTG ACTCAGATAACATGGAAGTGATGACATCTAAACGAAGGGCGTACATCAGTCTCCCACAgaaatatttagctgattttgCTGAAAACTATGACCTG GACCATGGGTTGGTTGTAAGAGATCTGAACCCCTATGTGAATGAAAGTTATGTGCGAGCTTACTTTAGAAAATGGGGCACCGTCACATCGTGTAAG GTTAAGAGGAGCCCCATCTCGGGGGAAGATAAGGCAGTGGCCTATGTGAGGTTTGCTACTAAAGATGAAGTAGACAGGGCAGAATGGGCTGGTCCTCACTACATTGGAGGCATTGTGGAAGTGACACAAGTTGTGAGTCCAAAG ATAGAGGAAGATTCAGATGAGGAGGTCGCTGCAGCCGCTAGTTGGCCTTGA